One genomic segment of Dysosmobacter sp. Marseille-Q4140 includes these proteins:
- a CDS encoding helix-turn-helix transcriptional regulator, with protein MTFSEKLIRLRKREGLSQEALAEALGVSRQAVSRWEQGTALPDGAKLLPCARYFGVSVDWLLDEEQDWEAQAGPAPAAAGKARSLAWIIGGGALAGLSLLGLLLMGILSSVFPAVYTEAPLGAAWVRSYAGLSGFLKVHRLEWLFALCLVTAAVGLWMILRSRLRRAVEKNPVLQSNLTLLPIAAQAGLVYSTAQCLWWIRQGREDYRGAFWFSLVPLVLASAWMAWNLMKEKDPVRRRRNSLIELGYCTGQLCIGLLTADGGIGLVGLALNLILCLFYVQWVNPRYMGRRFGRKK; from the coding sequence ATGACGTTTTCCGAGAAGCTGATCCGCCTGCGCAAGCGGGAGGGATTGAGCCAGGAGGCCCTGGCGGAGGCGCTGGGCGTGAGCCGCCAGGCGGTGAGCCGCTGGGAGCAGGGGACCGCCCTGCCGGATGGGGCCAAGCTCCTGCCCTGCGCCCGGTACTTCGGCGTCAGCGTGGACTGGCTGCTGGATGAGGAGCAGGACTGGGAGGCCCAGGCGGGCCCGGCCCCGGCCGCCGCGGGAAAGGCCCGGTCCCTGGCCTGGATCATCGGCGGAGGTGCGTTGGCGGGGCTGTCCCTGCTGGGACTGCTGCTGATGGGCATTCTCAGCTCCGTGTTCCCGGCGGTGTACACCGAGGCCCCCCTGGGGGCGGCCTGGGTCCGGTCCTACGCGGGCCTGTCTGGATTCCTGAAGGTCCACCGTCTGGAGTGGCTGTTTGCCCTGTGTCTGGTGACGGCGGCGGTGGGACTGTGGATGATCCTGCGGTCCCGGCTGCGGCGGGCTGTGGAAAAGAACCCGGTTTTGCAGAGCAATCTCACACTGCTGCCCATCGCCGCCCAGGCGGGGCTGGTGTACAGCACTGCCCAGTGCCTGTGGTGGATACGCCAGGGGCGGGAGGACTACCGGGGCGCCTTCTGGTTTTCCCTGGTGCCGCTGGTGCTGGCCTCTGCCTGGATGGCCTGGAACCTGATGAAGGAAAAGGATCCGGTCCGGCGGCGGAGGAACAGCCTGATCGAGCTGGGCTACTGCACTGGGCAGCTGTGCATCGGATTGCTGACGGCGGATGGGGGCATTGGCCTGGTTGGGCTGGCGTTGAATCTGATCCTGTGCCTGTTCTACGTCCAGTGGGTCAATCCCCGGTACATGGGCCGCCGCTTCGGCAGGAAAAAATAG
- a CDS encoding RNA polymerase sigma factor — protein sequence MPDTTGAVDRWGPAVYRLACAVTGSRSDADDVFQEVFLRYHRAAPDFESETHEKAWLLRVTVNRCKSLLASPWRKRSIPLEDVYACPGPEASAVAEALAALPPGDRTLLHLYYYEGYRTEEIARLLGRNGATVRSQLTRARQKLGRLLKEEP from the coding sequence ATGCCCGATACCACCGGCGCGGTGGACCGCTGGGGCCCGGCGGTCTACCGCCTGGCCTGCGCCGTCACCGGCAGCCGCAGCGACGCCGACGACGTGTTCCAGGAGGTCTTTCTCCGCTATCACCGCGCCGCCCCGGACTTTGAGAGCGAGACCCACGAAAAGGCCTGGCTGCTGCGGGTCACCGTCAACCGCTGCAAGAGCCTGCTGGCCTCCCCCTGGCGAAAACGCAGCATACCGCTGGAGGACGTATACGCCTGCCCGGGGCCGGAGGCGTCCGCAGTGGCGGAGGCCCTGGCGGCTCTGCCGCCAGGGGACCGGACGCTGCTGCACCTCTACTACTACGAGGGCTACCGGACGGAAGAGATCGCCCGGCTGTTGGGCCGGAACGGCGCCACCGTCCGCAGCCAGCTGACCCGGGCCCGGCAGAAGCTGGGCCGTCTGCTGAAGGAGGAACCATGA